The Chitinophaga pinensis DSM 2588 region ACTCCGATCTGCTGACATTGGCACTGGTCATTACCACGATAGGATTCATCCTGCTTTCGACAGGTGTTTATTTTCTCAAACCTTTTATCAGTCGCAAGTTTTCCGGCAAATCACCCTTGCTGGTAGATTACTACTATCTCGCATTGCCGATCACCTTTTTCCTGACTTATCTGAATATACTGGAAGCACATGCCTGGAACCTGTTCAAGACGGTCATTTCAAATTTCTTCAAGGAAGTCGCTTTCCGTATCGCCAATCTCCTGCTGCTGGCAGTATATATACTGAACTGGATCTCCTTCGAGACCTTCATTATGTTGTTCAGTTTATTATATGGTGTTTCCTTCCTTGGATTGCTGATCTACATGATCTCTATCGGTGAGATGAATATCACATTCAACATCAGTAAACTGACCAGACGTCTCTGGACGAAAATGCTGCCTTATGTGTTTTTCATGCTGGCGAGCAATGTCGTATTGATATTCAAAGACAGTTTTGACGGACTCGCCATCTCCAGTATGCATGGACTGGAATATGCGGCCGTATTTGTACTGGTCAACTACCTGGTCACATCCATCGGTGTACCGCAAAGAAGTGTGGTAAGTATTGCGTTCCCGATCATCGCGAGAGCATGGAAAGAAAAAAACATGGGCAAACTGGCGGATGTTTATACAAAAACTTCCATCACGCTGTTATTGATATCAACCTTTCTTTTCGGCCTGGTATGGATCAATTTTGATGATGTGCTGACCTTCCTGAAACTGCCGGAGATCTACAGAATGGGTAAGAC contains the following coding sequences:
- a CDS encoding lipopolysaccharide biosynthesis protein, coding for MSELRKKSIVSIVWTYVGFIFGAINVFLSARYLLPEYNGLTRVILEMGVLFSSFATFGVPTLLGKFYPYYKDRMEKKHSDLLTLALVITTIGFILLSTGVYFLKPFISRKFSGKSPLLVDYYYLALPITFFLTYLNILEAHAWNLFKTVISNFFKEVAFRIANLLLLAVYILNWISFETFIMLFSLLYGVSFLGLLIYMISIGEMNITFNISKLTRRLWTKMLPYVFFMLASNVVLIFKDSFDGLAISSMHGLEYAAVFVLVNYLVTSIGVPQRSVVSIAFPIIARAWKEKNMGKLADVYTKTSITLLLISTFLFGLVWINFDDVLTFLKLPEIYRMGKTTLLLLAIAKIVELGTGASGQIIISSRRWKFESYSNMILLAASVPVNYYLIKHMGIPGAGWANLILVVVFNGIRFAYLWYNYKMQPFNLKTVYGILLPVVLVLITTTLINFSSPLLNIILRSVIFVVGFISTTLLLEISEDATGVFRTVKKRLGIGKPE